The Benincasa hispida cultivar B227 chromosome 9, ASM972705v1, whole genome shotgun sequence genome has a segment encoding these proteins:
- the LOC120087055 gene encoding uncharacterized protein LOC120087055, with the protein MESNQKMEMEREQQRREESKKMEQQPPHYISPMKPLTESAYGGGMYGGEEGEERSLQKKPASETQSADGPVEREMKPKHAPPPSSGDRDIDITGQSYFQ; encoded by the coding sequence ATGGAAAGCAAtcaaaagatggagatggagaggGAACAGCAGAGGAGAGAAGAATCGAAGAAGATGGAGCAACAACCGCCGCACTATATTTCTCCGATGAAGCCATTGACGGAAAGTGCTTACGGCGGAGGAATGTACGGCGGCGAGGAAGGCGAAGAGCGAAGCCTGCAGAAGAAACCTGCGAGCGAGACGCAGAGCGCCGATGGACCTGTTGAAAGGGAAATGAAGCCGAAGCATGCGCCTCCGCCGTCCTCCGGCGACAGAGACATCGATATCACAGGGCAATCGTATTTTCAGTAG